A portion of the Micromonospora vinacea genome contains these proteins:
- a CDS encoding FtsX-like permease family protein, which produces MNVGAAVRRVRAYGGQFLLLAVLTLVVTLLISGVPRLVNRLAEQGLRAQLNSEPAARRDLSYATSLEPATSRRTAMGDAAERFDALAAEMPPPVRSAVTERWYSVETAAARVAGPDLAARNLLVDLGLRAMPDIQGASTLVEGTWPSETYVPERPIEVALDVDVAGKLNLRAGSQLRIGNTDDKGRLIDGAPLVVTGLFRPVDRANGIWDGLPQLLRVIEPQGDGEPFVIVGVVAQSPFNKRAAAGWPIQSNWRYRLGVDRLDARELDQLIDGLQVMQRNQPTGITLTQGVDVPLRAFAAQIDAVRTLLAVIAAGVLATLAGLIVLAAGLATRRRRSEFALLRARGGGATAGARRSLAESVLVVPVAAALGWWLGTLFPGAPDPTTPYVIVVTVLVTLALPLATLAVPAGGAARRDLIRVRPSARRLTVEVSLLLLAGLAAVLLRRRGLTLGEVDPLLVSVPVLLAVAAAVLALRAYPWPLLLVSRLAARTRGSVAFLGTARAGRAAVAAPLVVVVLAIGTAAFCAVVAAGVDASRERAAEQIVPADAVIRGERFAPDTVDELGRLPGVRAVTPVLYEDDERFASDEVGTDAFIGQTDVLLVDGSGLDTVARESEVDLPVPAALRAAGPGSGPLPAIVSPAVAADLAKAGLDDSAFISVQGQRYEFRVAGTQDGFPLLAADTGRFVILPWQALPTRTTIPVPTSLLIAGDSLDAEALRVVGDQGQVRYQRDGTVTGRARPIGVTVDTRADVRRELGEGGANGVLAFGFVAGAVGGTLLGLLAIAFTVLAGARSRGQVLSRLRTLGLSRRQWRGLLLVELTPLVAVSVLTGALVGTALPLLLNPVLGLSAFTSGVPVRVAFEPSLVAAVLALGAIALGFAVAVEALNNRRLRLGEVLRLGEES; this is translated from the coding sequence ATGAACGTCGGGGCGGCCGTCCGGCGGGTCCGGGCGTACGGGGGGCAGTTCCTGCTGCTGGCGGTGCTGACCCTGGTGGTCACGCTGCTGATCAGCGGAGTGCCCCGGTTGGTCAACCGGCTCGCCGAACAGGGACTGCGAGCGCAACTCAACAGCGAGCCGGCCGCCCGGCGGGACCTCTCGTACGCCACCAGCCTGGAGCCGGCGACGTCACGGCGGACGGCGATGGGCGACGCCGCCGAACGGTTCGACGCCCTGGCCGCGGAGATGCCGCCGCCGGTGCGCTCGGCAGTGACCGAGCGGTGGTACAGCGTCGAGACCGCGGCGGCCCGCGTGGCCGGACCGGACCTGGCGGCCCGCAACCTGCTGGTCGACCTGGGCCTGCGGGCCATGCCCGACATACAGGGCGCCAGCACCCTCGTCGAGGGGACGTGGCCGAGCGAGACGTACGTTCCCGAACGGCCGATCGAGGTGGCGCTCGACGTCGACGTGGCCGGCAAGCTCAACCTGCGCGCCGGCAGCCAACTGCGCATCGGCAACACCGACGACAAGGGCAGGCTCATCGACGGTGCCCCGCTGGTGGTGACCGGGCTGTTCCGCCCTGTCGACCGCGCCAACGGCATCTGGGACGGGCTGCCACAGCTGCTGCGGGTCATCGAACCGCAGGGTGATGGTGAGCCGTTCGTCATCGTCGGCGTCGTCGCGCAGTCGCCCTTCAACAAGCGGGCCGCCGCGGGTTGGCCGATCCAGTCCAACTGGCGCTACCGACTGGGCGTCGACCGGCTCGACGCACGCGAGCTGGACCAGCTGATCGACGGCCTGCAGGTGATGCAGCGCAACCAGCCGACGGGGATCACCCTGACCCAGGGCGTCGACGTCCCGTTGCGCGCGTTCGCCGCCCAGATCGATGCCGTCCGGACCCTGCTCGCGGTGATCGCGGCCGGCGTACTGGCCACCCTGGCCGGGCTCATCGTGCTCGCGGCGGGTCTCGCCACCAGACGGCGTCGCTCGGAGTTCGCGCTGCTGCGCGCCCGTGGCGGCGGGGCCACCGCCGGTGCCCGGCGCAGCCTCGCCGAGTCGGTGCTTGTGGTGCCGGTCGCCGCCGCGCTGGGCTGGTGGCTGGGCACGCTGTTCCCCGGCGCCCCGGATCCGACCACGCCGTACGTCATCGTGGTGACCGTGCTGGTCACGCTGGCGCTGCCGTTGGCGACGCTGGCCGTACCGGCCGGCGGGGCGGCGCGCCGGGACCTGATCCGGGTGCGCCCGTCGGCCCGTCGGCTCACAGTGGAGGTGTCTCTGCTGCTCCTGGCCGGGCTCGCCGCGGTGCTGCTGCGCCGACGTGGCCTGACGCTCGGCGAGGTGGACCCACTGCTGGTGTCGGTGCCGGTGCTCCTCGCGGTCGCGGCGGCGGTGCTGGCGCTGCGGGCGTACCCCTGGCCGTTGTTGCTGGTCAGCCGCCTGGCCGCACGGACCCGGGGCAGCGTGGCCTTCCTCGGCACGGCCCGCGCCGGCCGCGCGGCGGTCGCCGCCCCGCTGGTCGTGGTGGTGCTGGCGATCGGCACCGCCGCGTTCTGCGCGGTCGTGGCCGCCGGCGTCGACGCGAGCCGGGAACGGGCCGCCGAGCAGATCGTCCCCGCCGACGCGGTGATCCGCGGGGAGCGCTTCGCACCCGACACCGTCGACGAGCTGGGCCGTCTGCCGGGGGTCCGGGCCGTCACCCCGGTCCTGTACGAGGACGATGAGCGGTTCGCGTCCGACGAGGTCGGCACCGACGCCTTCATCGGGCAGACGGACGTGCTGCTGGTCGACGGCTCGGGGTTGGACACCGTCGCTCGCGAATCCGAGGTGGACCTCCCGGTTCCGGCCGCACTGCGCGCCGCCGGGCCCGGCTCGGGTCCGCTGCCGGCGATCGTCTCACCGGCGGTCGCCGCCGACCTGGCGAAGGCCGGGCTGGACGACTCGGCCTTCATTTCTGTGCAGGGCCAGCGGTACGAGTTCCGGGTGGCCGGCACCCAGGACGGTTTCCCGTTGCTGGCGGCGGACACCGGCCGGTTCGTGATCCTGCCCTGGCAGGCCCTGCCGACGCGTACCACCATTCCGGTGCCGACCAGCCTGCTGATCGCCGGGGACTCGCTGGACGCCGAGGCGCTGCGCGTCGTCGGTGACCAGGGGCAGGTGCGCTACCAGCGGGACGGCACGGTCACCGGTAGGGCCCGGCCGATCGGGGTCACCGTCGACACCCGGGCGGACGTCCGCCGGGAGCTTGGCGAGGGCGGGGCGAACGGGGTGTTGGCGTTCGGGTTCGTGGCCGGGGCCGTCGGCGGCACCCTGCTCGGGCTGTTGGCCATCGCGTTCACAGTGCTGGCTGGCGCTCGCTCGCGGGGCCAGGTGCTGTCCCGGCTGCGCACGCTCGGCCTGTCCCGCCGGCAGTGGCGTGGGCTGCTGCTGGTCGAGTTGACCCCGCTGGTCGCGGTGTCGGTGCTGACCGGTGCGCTGGTCGGGACGGCGCTGCCCCTGCTGCTCAACCCGGTGCTCGGCCTGTCCGCGTTCACCAGTGGTGTGCCCGTCCGGGTGGCTTTCGAGCCCAGCCTGGTCGCCGCGGTGCTCGCGCTCGGGGCGATCGCCCTCGGCTTCGCGGTCGCCGTCGAGGCCCTGAACAACCGCCGGTTGCGCCTCGGAGAGGTGCTTCGGCTCGGAGAGGAGAGCTGA
- a CDS encoding ABC transporter ATP-binding protein: MTATAQTPLVPDLAALQQRAAQRAAERAGGQDRLRGHIVCDGLVRIFKTEGVEVVALQGLDLVIDRGELVAIVGASGSGKSTLLNILSGLDTPTAGIARVADYDLLSLSAKRRLSYRRQLVGFVWQQTGRNLLPYLNASENVELPMQLAGKRSRKARRERARELLDLVGVGYCADRRPGQLSGGEQQRVAVAVAVANDPEVLFADEPTGELDEATGAEVFAALRTINAELGVTIVVVTHDHAVATQVRRTVAIRDGRTASEVRRTARIDADGNTELVSEEYAVLDRNGRMQLPAAFVDALSLKERVRLDLEPDHVQVRPGDRASEERGARA; this comes from the coding sequence ATGACCGCTACCGCCCAGACTCCACTGGTGCCGGACCTGGCCGCCCTGCAACAGCGGGCCGCGCAACGCGCCGCCGAGCGGGCCGGCGGGCAGGACCGCCTCCGCGGGCACATCGTCTGCGACGGCCTGGTGCGCATCTTCAAGACCGAGGGGGTGGAGGTGGTCGCCCTGCAGGGACTCGACCTGGTCATCGACCGGGGCGAGCTGGTGGCGATCGTCGGTGCCTCCGGTTCGGGCAAGTCGACCCTGCTCAACATCCTCTCCGGCCTGGACACCCCGACCGCCGGTATCGCCCGGGTGGCCGACTACGACCTGCTCTCGCTCTCGGCCAAGCGACGGCTGAGCTACCGGCGGCAGCTGGTCGGGTTCGTCTGGCAGCAGACCGGCCGCAACCTGCTGCCGTACCTCAACGCGTCGGAGAACGTCGAGCTGCCGATGCAGTTGGCCGGCAAGCGCAGCCGCAAGGCCCGTCGGGAGCGGGCCCGGGAACTGCTTGACCTGGTCGGTGTGGGCTACTGCGCCGACCGGCGGCCCGGGCAGCTCAGCGGTGGCGAACAGCAGCGGGTCGCGGTGGCGGTGGCGGTGGCCAACGACCCGGAGGTGCTCTTCGCCGACGAGCCGACCGGCGAGCTGGACGAGGCGACCGGCGCGGAGGTCTTCGCGGCGCTGCGCACCATCAACGCGGAACTGGGCGTCACCATCGTGGTCGTCACCCACGACCACGCCGTGGCCACGCAGGTCCGCCGGACCGTCGCGATCCGCGACGGCCGGACCGCCTCCGAGGTACGCCGGACCGCGCGGATCGACGCGGACGGCAACACCGAGTTGGTCAGCGAGGAGTACGCGGTGCTGGACCGCAACGGTCGGATGCAGTTGCCGGCTGCGTTCGTCGACGCGCTCTCGCTGAAGGAGCGGGTCCGGCTCGACCTGGAGCCGGACCATGTGCAGGTACGGCCCGGCGACCGGGCCTCGGAGGAGCGGGGGGCGCGGGCATGA
- a CDS encoding ABC transporter ATP-binding protein: MVVTGAAGFGGAPPAGTDEVVRVSGVSRTFGRGEHAVHAVRDVSFTANRGELVAIRGRSGAGKTTLLNLIGGLDRPDSGQVVVAGHDVTSAGEAELLRLRRGTVGFVFQTFGLVPILSAAENVGVPLRLAQVPAAEREERVSVLLEMVGLGGHAAQRPYELSGGQQQRVAVARALANEPDLLIADEPTGQLDSETGRSIMDLLRAVVHARGMTALVATHDPALIDLADRVLVLRDGRLVDG; the protein is encoded by the coding sequence ATGGTGGTGACCGGCGCGGCCGGGTTCGGCGGTGCGCCCCCGGCGGGCACCGACGAGGTGGTCCGGGTCAGCGGGGTCAGCCGGACCTTCGGCCGGGGTGAGCACGCCGTGCACGCGGTGCGGGACGTGTCGTTCACCGCCAACCGGGGTGAGCTGGTGGCCATCCGAGGTCGGTCCGGGGCCGGCAAGACCACGCTGCTGAACCTGATCGGCGGGCTGGACCGGCCGGACAGCGGTCAGGTGGTGGTGGCCGGACACGACGTGACCTCGGCCGGAGAGGCGGAGTTGCTGCGGCTGCGCCGGGGCACTGTCGGGTTCGTGTTCCAGACCTTTGGGCTGGTGCCGATCCTCTCCGCCGCCGAGAACGTGGGCGTGCCGTTGCGGCTGGCGCAGGTGCCGGCCGCGGAGCGAGAAGAACGCGTCTCCGTGCTGCTGGAGATGGTCGGCCTGGGCGGCCACGCCGCCCAGCGTCCGTACGAGCTGTCCGGTGGCCAGCAGCAGCGGGTCGCCGTGGCGCGTGCGTTGGCCAACGAGCCGGACCTGCTCATCGCCGACGAGCCCACCGGTCAGCTCGACTCGGAGACCGGACGGTCCATCATGGATCTGCTGCGCGCGGTGGTGCACGCCCGTGGCATGACGGCCCTGGTGGCCACACACGACCCGGCCCTGATCGACCTCGCCGACCGGGTGCTCGTCCTGCGCGACGGTCGCCTGGTCGACGGCTGA
- a CDS encoding GNAT family N-acetyltransferase, with translation MTDVIYREAVRADLPAVIALLADDVLGKARDFTEVDEAYERAFAAIDADPRNQLIVAERAGELVGCLQITYIPGLGRHGSERSLIESVRVRSDQRGRGLGRDLMTWAVEQARQRGCALVQLTTDKTREDAHRFYLGLGFVASHEGMKLAL, from the coding sequence ATGACCGACGTGATCTACCGGGAGGCGGTCCGGGCTGACCTGCCGGCCGTCATCGCCCTGCTCGCCGACGACGTCCTGGGTAAGGCCCGCGACTTCACCGAGGTCGACGAGGCGTACGAGAGGGCGTTCGCGGCCATCGACGCGGACCCCCGCAACCAACTGATCGTGGCCGAGCGGGCCGGTGAACTGGTCGGCTGCCTGCAGATCACCTACATCCCGGGCCTTGGTCGGCACGGCAGTGAGCGGTCGCTGATCGAGTCGGTCCGGGTCCGCTCCGACCAGCGCGGCCGAGGGCTGGGCCGGGACCTGATGACCTGGGCGGTCGAGCAGGCCCGGCAGCGTGGCTGCGCGCTGGTACAGCTCACCACCGACAAGACCCGCGAGGACGCGCACCGCTTCTACCTGGGCCTCGGCTTCGTGGCCAGCCACGAGGGCATGAAGCTCGCGCTCTGA
- a CDS encoding ion channel: protein MELLLLPFRWIYRALVWFANSPRTLITSYLLMIVVAGIIYGEVEQRSPADAVWWAVVTASTVGYGDISPTTWAGRTLAALLISTMVLLVIPLITAHFASRLIVDDNAFEHEEQEQLKADVRRMRALLEELATRQGIDLPPLPPTQPVSGPGSASPPVGRSGRAGTRRPRR from the coding sequence ATGGAGCTCCTGCTACTGCCGTTCCGGTGGATATACCGGGCGTTGGTGTGGTTCGCGAACTCGCCCCGCACGCTGATCACCTCGTACCTGTTGATGATCGTGGTGGCCGGGATCATCTACGGGGAGGTCGAGCAGCGCAGCCCGGCCGACGCCGTCTGGTGGGCGGTGGTGACCGCCTCCACCGTCGGATACGGCGACATCTCGCCGACCACCTGGGCGGGCCGCACACTGGCCGCGCTGCTCATCTCGACAATGGTGCTGCTGGTCATCCCGCTGATCACCGCGCACTTCGCGAGCCGGCTCATCGTCGACGACAACGCCTTCGAGCATGAGGAGCAGGAGCAGCTCAAGGCCGACGTGCGCCGGATGCGGGCGCTGCTGGAGGAGCTGGCCACCCGGCAGGGGATCGATCTGCCCCCACTGCCGCCGACCCAGCCGGTCAGCGGGCCGGGCAGCGCTTCCCCTCCGGTGGGACGGTCAGGTCGAGCAGGTACGCGTCGACCGCGTCGGTGA
- a CDS encoding alpha/beta hydrolase encodes MATSRRVRRTLAAFGVAALLTAGCTLPAFAPRTEVEGAAAPTGSAPTWRACPEVADELVGRSAPNMRYECTRIAVPRDWGTGGGASAGPGAGETFEIALLRARSTKQRDRVGSLVINPGGPGGSGVDTAVYLSFGPQFGGLPASITERFDIVGFDPRGVSRSSPVKCISDADLDASFGFDPDPASQATFDGFVGLSQRIGRGCGDRYGDQLPLYGTEQAARDMDAVRAAVGDDKLTYLGYSYGTLLGATYAQLYPQRVRALVLDGAVDPQQRLVEGSESQARGFERAFTNFTRWCAANAGRCPIAPDARAAVTSAIDKAKVSPVRGADGREATAGWVFYAVISSLYTESGWQELAQAIDKLAEGDPKDVFRLADAYAGREDDGHYSNLFDANLAINCADETEKPSRAQIRQLQSEWRGKYPLFGPALAVGMLSCVEWPGGRDPYPTGKANGAPPILVVGTTGDPATPYEQTPRLASMLGVGRVLTWEGEGHTAYPQTSCITDAVDAYLLDLTVPPEGKRCPAR; translated from the coding sequence ATGGCGACCAGCCGCCGGGTCCGCCGCACTCTGGCCGCCTTCGGCGTCGCCGCGCTGCTCACCGCCGGCTGCACGCTGCCGGCGTTCGCGCCGCGTACCGAGGTGGAGGGCGCGGCTGCCCCGACCGGCAGCGCGCCGACCTGGCGGGCCTGCCCGGAGGTGGCCGACGAGTTGGTCGGGCGGAGCGCACCGAACATGCGCTACGAGTGCACCCGGATCGCGGTGCCCCGTGACTGGGGCACCGGCGGTGGGGCGAGCGCCGGCCCGGGCGCCGGGGAGACCTTCGAGATCGCCCTGCTGCGCGCCCGGTCGACGAAGCAGCGCGACCGGGTGGGCTCGTTGGTGATCAACCCGGGCGGCCCGGGCGGCTCCGGTGTCGACACGGCCGTCTACCTCTCCTTCGGTCCCCAGTTCGGTGGGCTGCCCGCCTCGATCACCGAGCGCTTCGACATCGTCGGCTTCGACCCGCGCGGGGTCTCCCGGTCCAGCCCGGTGAAGTGCATCTCCGACGCCGACCTGGACGCCAGCTTCGGCTTCGACCCGGACCCGGCGAGCCAGGCGACGTTCGACGGCTTCGTCGGCCTGAGCCAGCGGATCGGGCGCGGCTGCGGCGACCGTTACGGCGACCAGTTGCCGCTGTACGGCACCGAGCAGGCAGCCCGCGACATGGACGCGGTACGCGCCGCCGTGGGCGACGACAAGCTCACCTACCTGGGCTACTCGTACGGCACCCTGCTCGGCGCCACCTACGCCCAGCTCTACCCGCAGCGGGTGCGGGCGCTGGTGCTCGACGGCGCTGTCGACCCGCAGCAGCGGCTGGTCGAGGGCTCGGAGAGCCAGGCCCGCGGCTTCGAACGGGCCTTCACCAACTTCACCCGCTGGTGCGCGGCGAACGCCGGCCGCTGCCCGATCGCCCCGGACGCCCGCGCCGCTGTCACCTCGGCCATCGACAAGGCCAAGGTCTCCCCGGTGCGCGGCGCCGACGGGCGGGAGGCCACCGCCGGCTGGGTGTTCTACGCGGTCATCTCCTCGCTCTACACCGAGTCCGGCTGGCAGGAACTGGCCCAGGCGATCGACAAGCTGGCCGAGGGCGACCCGAAGGACGTGTTCCGGCTCGCCGACGCGTACGCCGGTCGGGAGGACGACGGGCACTACTCGAACCTGTTCGACGCCAACCTGGCCATCAACTGCGCCGACGAGACGGAGAAGCCGAGCCGGGCGCAGATCCGGCAGTTGCAGTCCGAGTGGCGCGGCAAATACCCACTGTTCGGGCCGGCGTTGGCGGTCGGCATGTTGAGCTGCGTCGAGTGGCCGGGCGGTCGCGACCCGTACCCGACCGGGAAGGCGAACGGCGCGCCGCCGATCCTGGTGGTCGGCACCACCGGCGACCCCGCCACACCGTACGAGCAGACCCCACGGCTCGCGTCGATGCTGGGCGTCGGTCGGGTGCTCACCTGGGAGGGCGAGGGGCACACCGCCTACCCGCAGACGTCCTGCATCACCGACGCGGTCGACGCGTACCTGCTCGACCTGACCGTCCCACCGGAGGGGAAGCGCTGCCCGGCCCGCTGA
- a CDS encoding ATP-dependent DNA ligase, giving the protein MDLPINPPVEPMLAKSVPKLPTTPGVTYEPKWDGFRCIVFRDGDEVELASRGGKSMTRYFPEVVEQARRQLPERCAVDGELIVIRRDGPSGQPRLDFELLAQRVHPAASRVKMLAETTPADFVAFDLLAIGDEALLDQPYPRRRERLVEALAGVRPPMHVTQVTTDPDTARRWFDVFEGAGLDGLIVKPADLPYEPGKRLMFKVKHARTADAVVAGFRWHKSGPVVGSLLLGLYDDAGVLHHVGVSASFSMARRAELLDELAPYRDTGGEHPWVHGDHERGQRIPGGVSRWTGTKNLEWEPVRPELVVEVGYDAMEGERFRHTAQFVRWRPDRDPRSCRYDQLDRPIRFDVDQVLRGDPTATVDRAATGSA; this is encoded by the coding sequence GTGGACCTGCCGATCAACCCGCCGGTCGAGCCGATGCTGGCCAAGAGCGTTCCCAAGCTGCCCACCACGCCGGGGGTGACCTACGAGCCCAAGTGGGACGGGTTCCGGTGCATCGTGTTCCGCGACGGCGACGAGGTCGAGTTGGCCAGCCGGGGCGGCAAGTCGATGACCCGCTACTTCCCGGAGGTGGTCGAGCAGGCCCGCCGGCAGTTGCCGGAGCGGTGCGCCGTCGACGGGGAGTTGATCGTGATTCGGCGCGACGGGCCGAGCGGCCAACCTCGGTTGGATTTCGAACTGCTGGCCCAGCGTGTCCACCCGGCCGCGTCCCGGGTGAAGATGCTGGCCGAGACCACCCCGGCCGACTTCGTCGCGTTCGACCTGCTGGCGATCGGTGACGAGGCGCTGCTCGACCAGCCCTACCCGCGCCGCCGCGAACGTCTGGTCGAGGCGCTGGCCGGGGTGCGCCCGCCGATGCACGTCACCCAGGTCACCACCGATCCGGACACCGCGCGTCGCTGGTTCGACGTCTTCGAGGGCGCCGGGCTGGACGGTCTGATCGTCAAGCCGGCCGACCTGCCGTACGAGCCGGGCAAGCGACTGATGTTCAAGGTCAAGCACGCCCGCACCGCGGACGCGGTGGTGGCCGGCTTCCGCTGGCACAAGTCCGGCCCGGTGGTGGGCTCGCTACTGCTCGGCCTCTACGACGACGCCGGGGTCCTGCACCACGTGGGCGTGAGCGCGTCGTTCAGCATGGCCCGCCGCGCCGAGTTGCTCGACGAGCTGGCGCCCTATCGGGACACCGGCGGCGAGCACCCGTGGGTGCACGGCGACCACGAGCGTGGCCAACGCATCCCGGGTGGGGTCAGCCGGTGGACCGGCACGAAGAACCTGGAGTGGGAGCCGGTGCGTCCGGAGCTGGTGGTCGAGGTGGGCTACGACGCGATGGAGGGTGAACGGTTCCGGCACACCGCCCAGTTCGTTCGGTGGCGTCCGGACCGCGACCCCCGATCCTGCCGCTACGACCAGCTCGACCGGCCGATCCGTTTCGACGTGGACCAGGTGCTGCGCGGCGACCCGACGGCCACCGTGGACCGAGCCGCCACCGGCTCGGCGTAG
- a CDS encoding SRPBCC family protein, with protein sequence MRFVADAEIAADAEQVWAVLVDVPRWPEWTDSVTRAERGEPGPLAVGATARLTQPKLRPAVWRVTELTERREFVWVSAAPGARTTGEHRLLPLPDGRTRVELVIDQSGPLAGLIGWLYGELFRRYVRMEADGLRRRCERG encoded by the coding sequence ATGCGGTTCGTAGCCGATGCCGAGATAGCCGCGGATGCCGAACAGGTCTGGGCGGTGCTGGTCGACGTGCCGCGCTGGCCCGAGTGGACGGACTCGGTGACCCGGGCCGAGCGGGGGGAGCCGGGGCCGCTCGCCGTCGGCGCGACCGCCCGACTGACCCAGCCGAAGCTGCGCCCGGCGGTGTGGCGGGTCACCGAGCTGACCGAGCGGCGGGAGTTCGTCTGGGTCTCCGCCGCTCCGGGCGCGCGGACCACGGGGGAGCACCGGCTGCTGCCGCTGCCCGACGGGCGTACCCGCGTCGAGCTGGTCATCGACCAGTCCGGTCCGCTGGCCGGCCTGATCGGCTGGCTGTACGGCGAGCTGTTCCGCCGCTACGTGCGGATGGAGGCCGACGGGCTCAGGCGTCGCTGCGAACGGGGCTGA
- a CDS encoding GNAT family N-acetyltransferase: MSAEANIVPAGVLDAGEILTVQRAAYLSEAQHYTDPFLPPLTETVDEVAAVLAGPSIVLVARSGHRLVGSVRAHLDGDTAHVGRLSVAPDQQGRGVGAQLLTAIERACAGRVARFTLFTGADSAHNLRLYERHGYRIVAHRPSPRGISLAVLEKPAVSPVRSDA; this comes from the coding sequence ATGAGCGCCGAGGCGAACATCGTCCCGGCCGGCGTCCTGGACGCCGGCGAGATCCTCACAGTGCAGCGCGCCGCGTACCTGAGCGAGGCGCAGCACTACACCGACCCGTTCCTGCCTCCGCTGACCGAGACGGTGGACGAGGTCGCGGCGGTGCTGGCCGGCCCGAGCATCGTGCTCGTCGCCCGGTCGGGGCACCGGCTGGTCGGCTCGGTGCGGGCCCACCTGGACGGGGACACCGCGCACGTCGGCCGCCTCTCGGTCGCCCCCGACCAGCAGGGGCGGGGCGTCGGGGCGCAGCTGCTCACCGCCATCGAGCGGGCCTGTGCCGGCCGGGTGGCCCGGTTCACCCTGTTCACCGGAGCGGACAGCGCTCACAACCTGCGGCTGTACGAGCGGCACGGCTACCGGATCGTGGCGCACCGTCCGTCCCCGCGCGGCATCTCGTTGGCGGTGCTGGAGAAGCCGGCCGTCAGCCCCGTTCGCAGCGACGCCTGA
- a CDS encoding DUF1990 family protein, producing the protein MAELTYPEVGSTRHGPLPGGYHHLRHRYPLPDGCFETAAEAVLSWRLHRAAGVRMRTDAPRATDGVLVTAGLGVGPARLWGPCQVVWSVDSPTLAGFGYGTLPGHPERGEEAFEVVRDDTGGVWFEVRAFSLPDRWFTRVGGPAVRAVQHTYAWWLGRTLRRLCAVR; encoded by the coding sequence GTGGCCGAGCTGACGTACCCGGAGGTGGGGTCGACCCGGCACGGGCCGCTGCCCGGCGGGTACCACCACCTGCGCCACCGGTATCCGTTGCCCGACGGCTGCTTCGAGACGGCCGCCGAGGCGGTGTTGAGCTGGCGGTTGCACCGCGCCGCCGGTGTCCGGATGCGCACCGACGCTCCGCGGGCCACCGACGGTGTGCTGGTGACCGCCGGCCTCGGCGTCGGCCCGGCCCGCCTCTGGGGGCCGTGTCAGGTGGTCTGGAGTGTGGACTCGCCAACGCTCGCCGGTTTCGGCTACGGCACGCTGCCCGGGCACCCGGAGCGGGGCGAGGAGGCCTTCGAGGTCGTCCGCGACGACACCGGCGGGGTCTGGTTCGAGGTCCGCGCGTTCAGCCTGCCGGACCGCTGGTTCACCCGCGTCGGAGGCCCGGCGGTTCGGGCCGTGCAGCACACGTACGCCTGGTGGCTCGGGCGCACCCTACGTCGGCTCTGCGCGGTTCGCTGA
- a CDS encoding DNA-3-methyladenine glycosylase family protein, protein MTETGPAATRVLHPPAGYRLAASVRALTFSPYDPCARVAAGTFWWATRTPDGPATLALRPAGGELLAEGYGPGAEHVLARADAIAGLRDDLTGFTELAAAHPLVARLAREHRGLRMPATGEVFPRLLRAVFEQKVTGKEAYRAYAAMVRHFREPAPGPLQPLLLPPEAAAVAATPYWVFHPFGVEQRRADTLRRAAALADRLERSTDATDATRRLTAIPGIGPWTAAEVVRIAYGDPDAVSVGDYHIPNTVAWALAGEPRGDDARMMALLEPFRGHRGRVCLLLEAAGIRAPKYGPRAPIRSFARF, encoded by the coding sequence GTGACCGAGACCGGACCCGCCGCGACCAGGGTGCTGCACCCACCGGCCGGCTACCGGCTGGCCGCCTCGGTCCGCGCGCTCACCTTCAGCCCGTACGACCCGTGCGCCCGGGTGGCGGCCGGCACCTTCTGGTGGGCCACGCGCACCCCGGACGGGCCGGCGACGCTCGCGCTGCGACCGGCCGGCGGCGAGTTGCTCGCGGAGGGGTACGGGCCGGGCGCCGAGCACGTCCTCGCCCGCGCCGACGCGATCGCCGGGCTGCGCGACGACCTGACCGGCTTCACCGAACTGGCCGCGGCGCACCCGCTGGTGGCCCGTCTGGCCCGGGAGCACCGAGGGCTACGGATGCCCGCCACCGGGGAGGTCTTCCCCCGGCTGCTGCGCGCGGTCTTCGAGCAGAAGGTCACCGGCAAGGAGGCCTACCGGGCGTACGCGGCGATGGTGCGGCACTTCCGGGAGCCGGCTCCCGGCCCGCTCCAGCCGCTGCTCCTGCCGCCCGAGGCCGCCGCCGTGGCCGCGACCCCGTACTGGGTGTTCCACCCGTTCGGAGTGGAGCAGCGCCGCGCCGACACGCTCCGTCGCGCCGCGGCACTCGCCGACCGTCTGGAGCGCAGCACCGACGCCACCGACGCCACCCGCCGGCTGACCGCGATCCCCGGCATCGGGCCGTGGACGGCCGCCGAGGTGGTCCGGATCGCGTACGGCGACCCCGACGCGGTCAGCGTCGGCGACTACCACATCCCGAACACGGTGGCCTGGGCGCTCGCCGGCGAACCGAGGGGCGACGACGCCCGGATGATGGCCCTGCTGGAGCCGTTCCGAGGTCACCGGGGGCGGGTGTGTCTGCTGCTGGAGGCGGCCGGCATCCGGGCACCGAAGTACGGCCCGCGCGCCCCGATCCGCTCGTTCGCCCGGTTCTGA